In the Granulosicoccus antarcticus IMCC3135 genome, CGGTAGTGGCGATACCGCAGAAGATTGCCGCCAATACCAGCGGCTTGCTTGCTAACTTCATTGTTCAACTTCTCCATGAGGACCTGCACAAGGCAAAGGCCACACATACAAAGCCAGAAATGAGAGTTAAGGTCAAGAAAATTATCGGGCGATGTTCTTGTTGACAATCAATAGTTCACGATGTACCTGATGCAATGCACTTCTGTATCTTGCCGGCTTGAGCAGGCGAATTAATCTCTGGCAAGGCGCGGCATTCCAACATTATCCTTGCAAATTAGTAATGCGGCTGCAGTGGAACCTTGTGCCGGTTCGACAGGTCAAGTCTATCGAGTTGAATAAACCGCTAACAGGAAACAAGTATGTGGGATTCATCAGAAAGTAGATTTAAACAAGGCGGCAGTGCCGTCAAACGAGCCATTGCCTCTACGGTGATTCTGGGTGCAGTGCTGGGTAGCTCCGTATCGGATGCCGCAGGACTTCCGGATTTCGAGAAGCTGGTTGAGGAGCAGGCAGATACCGTGGTTAGTATCGCGGTGCTGCGTGAGAGTCTGCAACCGACAGCGGCGGTGAATCCGCAGTTGCAGCAGTTGCCGGAGGAGCTACAACGATTCTTTCAGCAGGATCCGCGTAACGCTCCCTCCGAGCCTCGATCCGGTCGTGGTGTCGGCTCAGGTTTTATTGTCTCTGAAGATGGCTATGTGGTGACCAACGCCCATGTCGTTGAGGGTGCCTCCGAGATGATTGTAACGCTCGATGATCGTCATCAGTATCCAGCCACTCTGGTCGGTCTGGATGAGGCGACTGATATTGCCTTGCTGAAGGTGGATGCAACGGGTCTGCCGGCGGCTGAGCTGGGTAATTCCGATGATGTAAAGGTAGGGGAATGGGTGCTTGCAATCGGCTCACCCTTCGGGCTTGACCATACGGCAACCCAAGGGATCGTGTCGGCCGTCGCGCGCAACCTGCCATCGGGTGGTTATGCGCCTTTCATACAGACTGACGTGGCTGTTAATCCGGGTAATTCCGGAGGACCTCTTTTCAATACAGAGGGTGTAGTGATTGGTGTTAACTCGCAAATCTACTCAAGCTCAGGTGGTTATCAGGGGCTGTCTTTTTCCATTCCCATTAATGTTGCCAAGCATGTTGTCGATCAGTTGAAGGCGACCGGTCATGCAAGTCGTGGCTGGTTGGGTGTTGCCATTCAGGATGTGGATCAAGGGCTGGCTGATGCATTCGGGCTGGACTCTCCCACTGGCGCCCTGGTTTCCAGTCTGGCCGATGCAGGGCCGGCATTGGCGGCTGGTATTCAAACTGGCGATATCATTGTCGAGTTCAACGGAGCGCCGGTCAATCGTTCAGGTGATTTGCCGCCACTGGTCGCATTGGTGGCGGCCGGACAGAATGCTACGGTTTCGGTATTGCGTAACGGCGAGCCACAAGAGATTGAGGTGAAAATCGGCGAATTTGATTCTGAGCAAGTAGCCTCTAATGCTCCTGCAAGTTCAGCTGCCGATCAGTTGGGTCTGGTGGTCGGTAAGTTGGATGAGCAAATGATGCAGGAGCTTGGCATCGATCATGGTGTTCGTGTCATGCAGGTGTTGCCTTCGGGGGCTGCGGCTAAAGCATCCATCATGACCGATGATGTTATTCTGTCACTCAATGGCAAGGCGGTTTCTGATCCGTCTGAGTTTGTTGCACAGCTCGGCAAACTGGAGGCGGGCAAGAGCGTCGCGGCACTGGTCATGCGTGGGCAGAATTCTCGCTATATGGCCATTGAAATTCCTGATTCTCACGAGTAAACGCTGAACAGTAGTTACGATTCGACGGGGTCATCGTCCATAAAGGTTGATGACCCCCGGTAATTCAGGCTTGCAGGTAGTAGAACAATGCTGCGCCGACAGCAAGCATGACCATGGCCCAGCCCACACGCTCCATATTGCGTTCGATTAGCGGTGCAACGGCAGGTCCGGCGCGTGCAACCAGGTAGGATTCCAGAAAGAATCGTGCCCCGCGTCCAATCACGGATGCTGCCATGAAGGGGGCAAAAGCCAGCCCCAGAACGCCGGCTCCGATGGTGAACAGTTTATAGGGAACCGGTGAAAACCCTGCGATGAACACCGCCCAGAAACCCCAATGTGAAAACCAGCTCAGCACCAGGTCAAATTGATGTTGCCAGCCGATTTTGACAATAAATGGTCGTATGAGATCGCCTCCGTATATACCGATCATGTACCCCAGAATGCCACCTAGAACGGAGAACAAGGTAGCGATCAAGGCGTATCGCATGGCACGTTTCGGTTTGGCCAGCGTCATGGGAATGAGCATGGTATCGGGTGGCAATGGGAAGAACGAGGACTCGGCGAAGCTGACCAGTGCCAGCCATCGCTCGGCATGTCGGTGACCTGCCCATTGCATCATTTTGCGGTAGATCGACCCGAACAAACCGGCATTGACGCTGGTTGAGGGAGTGGGGCCTGGTAGTGCGGTCATTATGTGGGTAAGGTCTGGTTGTAAAGCGGCATTCTAGGGCATCAAACTGACGAAACGCTGACGATTTCATCTGTATTTCGTCATTTCCGGGCTTTTTCAGGTAACCGGATTATCCTTCAAGTGCCGTAAATATTTATAGTATGATGTGGGCTCGTTCACAAACTGGAATAGACGCAGGTGTCTGACAATTCCAAATCCAAAACACTGCACTATCTGCGCTCCGTGCACGATGGTCAGCCCCGCAATATAGAGGCATCCATTCGTCTCATGCTGCGCCGCCGGCGTGTCTGTAAAGACACGGAGCTGGATCCTGGCGATCAGTCGATCATGCGCATTCAGCACCGTCGGGTGTCTACTTCAAACAATCCGGTTCTTTTGCATCTGGTCAAGTATGTGCCGGGTGAGAAAGCTGCAACGCTGGATCCTGAGCCCGAAGGAGCCGAGGATGAAGAAGGTGCTCAGCGACCACCTCGTGGCAAGGAGTTCAAGGCCGGTGAATGTTTCATGCTGGTCAACGATGCCGACGTCATCTTTTGTGCCAGTGGCATTACCCAGGCTGCAGCCAGAGTGTATTTTCGGCAATTCTTTGCGGAGTGTGGTGTCGAGAAAGAAATGTGCCTGTTCGATTTGCTGCCTGCCGCAGATCTGGACCGGCTCGCGATCATCCGCAAGCACGGCGTGGGGTCCATACAGTTGGGAAGCGTTGCCTACGAGGCCAGTCGCAAACTGTTGCCGGACAACTCGACCATGGGGCGACGTTTACTAAAGAGCGTTTCTGATCAGGTAGCCGCTCTGGTTGCCAAGGATGACACCGTGCTTGAACAACGCGCCATGGAGGATCTGATTGTGAACGTGGAGTTGAAGCTACAGGGCAATACTCATGCAGATATCGAAGCGCAGCGTTCGATTGACAAAATCGCGGTTGCCATGTTGTCTGATGAGCAAGGTAGCGAGGGTTTTACCATCGTGACGCGCGATGGCAATCGCCTGTCAGATCTCTCGGTCAAGCTGCACAAACGCATCAAAGTGACGTCATACAATAACTCTGTAGAGCATACTTCGGTCTGGACGGCATTGAGCAACTATTACGATGAGCTGAAGGAGGGTAAACTGCTAGAGACATGAACCTATCTGACATCACGATTGACTGGCCGCGCATTTCCGGTTTTGTACTGGCTGCGGTGGCGTCGTGTGTGGCTGGTTGGTACGGACAGCCATTGGTTCATGGCAACGCCGAAGCGTCACGCATCATAGTCAACGTGTTCTCGATCATGGCCGGGGTTCTGATAACCATCATGACCTTGTTGGGAGAACCCAGCCTCTATCGTGGCAGAAACTGGCGTGCGGATGCGGTGCGACGCAGCAATGTGTATCGTCGCCTTGTTCGCCAGAAAATTCTGTTCGTTCTCTATCTGGTCACCCTGGTGTTGGTATTCCTGTCCAGTCTGTTCAAAGGGGAGTACAGCAGCCTTGCCGTGTTGCGATACATTGAGATTGCCTACTTGTCCTGTGCCTGTATGGCATTCATTCTGTCGATGAATCTACCGGGGCGATTGACCAGTTTGCAGCTGGCCAGATTTGACGAAATGGTAGAAGCACGCCGCAAGGCGGAGAAGCCTCGCAAAGAGGAAGGTTGATCGTTCCCGGCATTTGTAAACCAGCGTGACATGTCATGCTCTGCTGCGGATATGCTCTAAGTGATGTGTATACTTCGTCACATATAAATGCGCACGCGCAGTTGCACTCCAGGCTTTTGCTGACTGTAAAAACCATCAGTTTATTTTAGATGAGTTGCGTCTTTTTCTCACCAGATGCCTTGAATCACCCATGGTTGACAACGGTATACATCGATTGGCCAGCGAGTCCGGATCAGTAGCATCAATGAGTGACAATGGCGAGGTTCTGGTCGTTGCCACAAGGCAGGCCGATGCCATCAGATTATGCGATATTCTTTGCCTTGCCGGTTACAGGCCGCACTGGTGTCCCGATTTTTCTTGTTCTGAGCGACTGCAATCCAACGGCAAACTGGCTACCAGCATCGTAGCCATTGTGCTGTGCCACAGGGTTCAAGCGCAACCAACCGGAACAGGCCCCAGTGGCATCAATCTTCCCAGCGAGCTGCCTAATCAATTACGCTGCCGAAGGATCATTGCGGTATCGGATTGCACGGCTGAGCAGACCGTTGTTTCCTTGCTGGATGATGGCGCGCATCATTGCTTCAACTTGTTGGAGAGTTCCTCTGTACTGCAAGTGCGGTTGGAGGCAGCACTGCGTCATCATGGTCGTCCCATCAACGACATTCTGACGTCCGGGAATATCAGCTTCGATCTGCTGAAACGTCGAGTGACGCACTCCGGTTTTGTTGTCGATCTTTCACCGAAGGAATATGAGCTGGCCTACTACCTGTTTTCGAATCGGGACCGCCTGGTAGAAAATGGAGAGTTGCTGACTTCAATATGGTCTTTGCCAGCGGGAATGGAGACGCGTCGTATCGATACGGCAGCGTGCCGCGTGCGCAAGAAACTCAAGCTGACAGCAGAGCATGGCTGGGAGCTGAAACGTCAGAGACGTCTCGGCTACCGCCTGGTTCGAACACACTAGTCGTTCTTTCTGTGCCGTGCAATGATCGCTTGTCAGGCGATCTTCTCAAGAGCCTTCTGGCCTACGCCGAGTCGACCGACTGGAACGGCATTGCGTCGAATCGACGTATTGGGGCCAATCACGAAAAGATCACCATTGCGGCCATTGAGTTGGCGGGCAATACCAGCTGACTTGGCGACATCGACCTGGGCATCAAGATGAGCGGGCTCGCCGTGTACCGGAATTACCAGAGATGGTCTGACCCAGCTGTAGAGTTTTTCCAGTTCCTGTCTGCCCGGATGTCCGGATGCATGGATAGGCAGCTCAGAGGTGTCCGGTGTCACGATGATGATGCCCCGAGCTTGTAGGCGCTCGATAAGCATTTCGATAGAACTTTCGTTACCCGGAATAGCTCTGGCGCTGAAGATAACGGTATCTCCTTCCTGCAGTGCCAGGTCCCGGAAGCTGTCGTGGCTGAGTCGATGCAGTGCCGTGCGAGGCTCACCCTGGCTACCTGTTGCCACCAGTAGCAAGGATTCACGAGGCAGATAGCCCAGGTGGTCCGACTCGACCAATGTGGGAATGTCCGGCCACAAGCCGCTAGCCTTGGCGGCACCCGCCGTATTGATGAGAGATCGGCCCAGCAAGCCCAGATGTCGTCCGGTCTCTTTGGCTATTCTTGCGAGCGTGTGCAGGCGTGCAATGTTGCTGCCGAAGCAGGCGACAACCACTCGGCCAGTCGCGTTAGTGACATGATGATGCAGTCCATCGTAGAGCGCGCTTTCAGATAGTGAATGTCCGGGCTGATCTGCACAGGTTGAATCACAGACCATGGCCTGAATCCCCGAGTCGCCCAATGCCCGGTAGATTGACTCATGGTAGTGATGGCCAATAACAGGGTTGGGGTCCAGCTTCCAGTCCGCGGTATGGAAAGCGCTGCCTGCCGAGGTACGAATTGCAACACCGCATGGGCTGGGGATTGAGTGGGTGTTGGGAATCCATTCCACGTCGAAGGCACCGATACGCATGCGGTCTCCGGGCTCGACTAGCGTGATCACGGCCTTGTTGACCAGACCGTGCTCTGCCAGCTTGCGTCGTAACATTTCTGCCGTGAAAGCCGTCGCATAGATTGGACAACGCAGCTTGCGCCATAAATGGGCTACCGCGCCGATATGATCCTCATGAGCATGTGTGAGCAGCAGGGCTTGGAGTTGCTCACGTCGCTCTGTAATGAAGCCAGGGTCGGCCATCTGTACGTGATAGCCACTGCGGTTGCTACCATCAGCGTCACGGAATGTGACACCGCAATCCACCATGAGCCACTGGTCGTCGTGACCGTAAAGGTTCATGTTCATTCCGATTTCGCCGCAGCCACCCAAGGGCAGAAACCAGAAATCACTTGCATCAGGTGTCATGTATTCAGTAGTTTCCCGGAAAAGTGTTGGCAGACATCAGGTACCATCGGTGCCTATACGCATCTGCTAAAGAATAGGTTTGAACTCGTTTCATGTATACCCTACTGATTGTATTTCTGCTGTTGTCCATCATCTTTTCGTTCCTGTGTTCCATCTGGGAGGCGGTGTTACTGAGTGTTACCCCCTCGTTTACCCAGATGCAGATCCAGGAAGGTAACGAGCTTGGCGATTCATTGCAGGAGTTCAAGTCAAATGTTGATAGGCCGTTGGCGGCTATCCTGACGCTCAATACCATAGCGCATACAGTCGGTGCTATTGGCGTCGGTGCTCAGGCAACGAAGATCTGGGGTGCCTCTTTCATGTCAACCGCCGTTGTTCCGGTGCTCATGACGCTGGCCATTCTGGTGTTCTCTGAAATCATACCCAAAACCATTGGTGCAAATTACTGGCGTGAGCTGGCTGGCTTTACGGTTCGCAGTCTGAAGCTCGTCATGTGGGTGTTGGCGCCATTGGTCTTTGTCAGTCAGATTATCACCAGTGCTCTCAAGAAGGACAAGGAAGCATCGGTGTTCAGTCGTGCGGATTTTGGCGCCATGGCGGAGCTGGGCTCCCAGCAAGGCGTGTTCGATGAAGATGAATCCAATATTCTGCGTAACCTGTTGCGCTTCAATACCATCTTTGCAAAGGATGTCATGACGCCTCGCACGGTGATGATCTCCGCAGACGAAAGTACGACGATTAGTGACTTTCACGATCAGCACCCGCATTTAAGGTTCTCTCGCGTACCGGTTTACGAGGGAAGTCAGGACAAGATTACAGGCTATGTTCTGAAGAATCAGGTGTTGAAACACCTGCTGGACGGCAAGGGTGACGAGCCTCTGTCTGCTATTCGACGCGAGGTGCTCGCAGTCAAGGAGTCTTACCCCATTCCGGAGTTGTTCAGCCACTTCACGGCCAAGCGCGAGCATATTGCCGTGGTTGTCGATGACTTTGGCGGCACGGCTGGAATTGTCTCGATGGAAGATGTCATCGAGACGCTATTGGGATTGGAGATAGTGGATGAGACCGATAATTCGTCAGATATGCAAGAGATGGCGCGCAAGCAGTGGGAAGAGCGGGCACGTAATATGGGCTTGCTGGAATCTGGTGATGACTTGAAAAGTGATCTTGACCCGAAAGAGCCGGTCTAGTCTTTCTTGCCCCGTAGTTTCTGGTAGCCCATGAAAAGTACCAGAGCTGCGATTCCGGCTAGAACGCCAACAGTGGTATTCAGCAGAGTGGTTGTCAGCTGCTCTGCGAGGCTGCCGATGCCTTTGATGTCTGTAAATACGGGTAGTCCGGAGACGCCATCTGCTGCGCTCTGGATTTTGACAGCCAACCAGTGAAACCCGTGAGTGAGAATGCCGCCTCCAACGATGAACATGGCGGCGGTGCCAACGACTGAAAGGAATTTCATCAGCTTCGGTGCAAACCACAAAATGCCTCTGCCTACCGCCTGGCTGAAGGCGCTGGGCTTGCTGCCATCAGCAGGGGCCGTCAAGTGAAGACCCGCATCATCAAGCTTGACGATGCCAGCGACCAGGCCGTAGACGCCGATAGTCATGATGGCGGAAATAGCAATAAGGGTTGCGACCCTCACGCCGAACGTGGCGGCACCGACGGTACCCAGAGTTATGACAATGATTTCTGCGGAGAGGACAAAGTCGGTACGAATGGCGCCCTTTATCTTGGTTTTCTCAAGTTCAACAAGATCTACTTTCTCGTCGGCCAGGGCTTCGAGTAATTGTTTTTTCTCGGCGTCGGCTTCTGCCGGGTGCAGGAACTTGTGAGAAAGCTTTTCCACACCTTCGAAGCACAGGTATAGCCCACCCAGCATCAGTAAAGGGGTGATAAGCCATGGGGCGAGGGCGCTGATGGCAAGGGCAACGGGAACCAGTATCGCCTTGTTCATGGCAGAGCCTTTGGCCACCGCCCAGACAACAGGGAGCTCACGATCAGCTTTGACACCTGTCACCTGCTGAGCATTCAATGCCAGATCATCGCCCAGGACGCCAGCCGTCTTCCTGGTGGCGATTTTCGTCATGGCAGCAACATCGTCGAGTATCGATGCAACATCGTCAAGCAGAGCAAGCAGGCTGGTTGCCATGAAATAGGTCTCAAAGGTTCAGATCATTGGAAACGGTACTGTACAACCAAAAACGCCCGCCACAAGGGCAGGCGTTCAAGTTACATCGTGCGGATGTATTAGTTATGCTTTTGGTACAAAAGCACTACACCAGCCAGCGGAATGTACAGCACTTCCTGGAAACAATGGGCAAGGGCCCATTTCTGAGTCAGCAGCACCGGTATACAGTGTGCATGTGCCACAACTCTGGTCAGCCTTCTCGCTTACAGCAACATATTGTAACGCTTGAGCCTGTGCTGACTCTGGGTCTACGGCAGGTGTGTCGTCGGCACGACTGGGCAGGCTGGCTACCAGTGCGCTAACAGGAATTACTGCCGCACTCACACCCATCAGTGAGACGAATTTACGACGTTTGATATCAGTCATCGGATTTTTACCTGTTTCCAGAGAATAGAGACGTGTACAGCTGTCGTCATAATATACGAGCAGCTTTATCTTTGGATGTGTAAACCGAGAAAGATTGCAACGTTAATTGATAAAAATCAATCGCTTAACATGATTGATAATCATTCTCGTTAGCATTCAGCCGGCGACGGGCGTCGTTCGTGCCGCCGCGATCAATTGATCGTATTGTCGTTGGAAGTGGGCAATGAGCTGCACATGTCGAGTCAGTACCTCGGCGCTGCAATTGGCTTTGACAGCAGGCAAGGTCTTGATGAGGTTGCGCAAATTACGCGTAACATTCTGCAAATTGTTTTTCATGGGATCACTCCGTACAGATCTGGGCAGTTTTCAGGGCCGCAGAAACAGTTTTTATTGGTCTTGGCCAAAGTTATAGATCTATTCTGTGCGAATACAACGCAAAAGAATGCTCTATTGGCGACCATTACGTTAGTGAAATGGAGTTACTTACGGAAATTTTCATTCAAAAATCCGAAAATGAGCAATCTGCGTAGACCCCATACTGTCTGAACAAGACTTATTGCAGTATGGTTTTGGTGGCCATACTGCGTTTGTCTCGGCAGATCAGTATTCATCCTCGGATCGAGGATCATCCATGACATCGTCCAGAATGAAGGCTTCCCAGTCTTCCAGTACTTCCCGAAAATGCTTGAACGCCAGTGTGTAGCTGGTGGGCTCAGCAGCAGGGCTGCTGTTGTCATCCTCGCTCTCGACAATCGGTGTCAGCGTCACGCCTTGTGGGCCGATCAGCACCTGATGAGCGTTTCCTATGAATTCACGGGATTCATCTGAGCCATCTTCGATGGCGGTCAGATCATCCATGAGGTCGCCACAGATGTGGTCACTCCCCTGGACGTCAGTTTCCAGAAAAGTCATTAGCATCTTTTCAGCTGCAGGTCCGCGAGCTTTGGGATTGCCGTCCTTGTCAAAAAAAAACTTGTGATTACGAGCCATCTTTACCGAGGTGCTGTTCGTTAGACATAAGGTGTGCACACGAAGAGACTATCCTACTTAATATCCAAGGAAATACCAGCGCTATTGATAGGGGTTTGAAAAATAGTAGTGTTACAGGTGGGCAGACCGCAAGGTAATACATAGTAGGGCAGGGGGTAAAGGCTCCAACAGGTCTATACTGGGCTAACTTGCTGTTTGCTGAGTAAATCCTAATAGTGCGGCTTCTGGTTGTCGAGGACGATCCCGAACTGGTGTCTTATGTGCGCAGTGACCTCATGCGCGCAGGGTTTGCTGTGGATGTCTCAGACAACGGTGTCGATGCGGAGCATCTGGGTAACACCGAACCTTACGATGCGATCGTACTGGATCTGGGCTTGCCTCAGAAACCAGGTATGGAAGTGCTGCAGGCCTGGCGCCAGGCTGGCAATCGGGTACCTGTCATCGTGTTAACGGCCAGGGATGCCTGGTACGAGCGGGTTGATGGGTTCAAGGCTGGCGCCGATGACTATCTGGGCAAGCCCTTTCATGTGGAAGAGTTGATTGCACGGATTCGCGCACTGATCTACCGTCGGCATGGCAGGAGTTCTCACAAGATCGAGACCCGCTCACTGCGACTGGACGAAGATGTTCAGCAAGTAGAAGTGGGAGAGGTTACGCATCAGCTGACAGGCACAGAGTTTCGTCTGCTTCGTTACATGATGCTCAATAGTGGTCGGATACTCTCCAAGACTCATTTGTCCGAGCACGTCTATGATCAGGATTCCGAGCGCGACAGTAATCTGATTGAGGTGTATATCCGTCGGCTGCGCGAAAAAATCGGTAATCAGATGATTCTGACCAAGCGCGGTCAGGGTTATATATTCAACGACCCCTCCGTGTGAACTCGCTGGAGCGCAGCCTGCAGATAGGGCTGATTGGTAGCCTGTGCGTCATCCTGTTCGTTTTCTGGTGGACGGCGACTCTGAGTAGCCGCATGCTCACGGAGAGGTTTGTTTTTGGTCGACTGGCAGTCAAGGCCAGTAATATCGAATCTATTCTTGAGTTTTCCGATGTCCCTGAGCCCTCTGTCCAACTGGGCCGGTACAAGCTTGATCCTGCGTATGGGCTTCCAGCGTCCGGACATTATTTTG is a window encoding:
- a CDS encoding YqaA family protein, encoding MTALPGPTPSTSVNAGLFGSIYRKMMQWAGHRHAERWLALVSFAESSFFPLPPDTMLIPMTLAKPKRAMRYALIATLFSVLGGILGYMIGIYGGDLIRPFIVKIGWQHQFDLVLSWFSHWGFWAVFIAGFSPVPYKLFTIGAGVLGLAFAPFMAASVIGRGARFFLESYLVARAGPAVAPLIERNMERVGWAMVMLAVGAALFYYLQA
- a CDS encoding response regulator transcription factor, whose translation is MVDNGIHRLASESGSVASMSDNGEVLVVATRQADAIRLCDILCLAGYRPHWCPDFSCSERLQSNGKLATSIVAIVLCHRVQAQPTGTGPSGINLPSELPNQLRCRRIIAVSDCTAEQTVVSLLDDGAHHCFNLLESSSVLQVRLEAALRHHGRPINDILTSGNISFDLLKRRVTHSGFVVDLSPKEYELAYYLFSNRDRLVENGELLTSIWSLPAGMETRRIDTAACRVRKKLKLTAEHGWELKRQRRLGYRLVRTH
- a CDS encoding hemolysin family protein; protein product: MYTLLIVFLLLSIIFSFLCSIWEAVLLSVTPSFTQMQIQEGNELGDSLQEFKSNVDRPLAAILTLNTIAHTVGAIGVGAQATKIWGASFMSTAVVPVLMTLAILVFSEIIPKTIGANYWRELAGFTVRSLKLVMWVLAPLVFVSQIITSALKKDKEASVFSRADFGAMAELGSQQGVFDEDESNILRNLLRFNTIFAKDVMTPRTVMISADESTTISDFHDQHPHLRFSRVPVYEGSQDKITGYVLKNQVLKHLLDGKGDEPLSAIRREVLAVKESYPIPELFSHFTAKREHIAVVVDDFGGTAGIVSMEDVIETLLGLEIVDETDNSSDMQEMARKQWEERARNMGLLESGDDLKSDLDPKEPV
- a CDS encoding Do family serine endopeptidase, encoding MWDSSESRFKQGGSAVKRAIASTVILGAVLGSSVSDAAGLPDFEKLVEEQADTVVSIAVLRESLQPTAAVNPQLQQLPEELQRFFQQDPRNAPSEPRSGRGVGSGFIVSEDGYVVTNAHVVEGASEMIVTLDDRHQYPATLVGLDEATDIALLKVDATGLPAAELGNSDDVKVGEWVLAIGSPFGLDHTATQGIVSAVARNLPSGGYAPFIQTDVAVNPGNSGGPLFNTEGVVIGVNSQIYSSSGGYQGLSFSIPINVAKHVVDQLKATGHASRGWLGVAIQDVDQGLADAFGLDSPTGALVSSLADAGPALAAGIQTGDIIVEFNGAPVNRSGDLPPLVALVAAGQNATVSVLRNGEPQEIEVKIGEFDSEQVASNAPASSAADQLGLVVGKLDEQMMQELGIDHGVRVMQVLPSGAAAKASIMTDDVILSLNGKAVSDPSEFVAQLGKLEAGKSVAALVMRGQNSRYMAIEIPDSHE
- a CDS encoding ribonuclease J, with translation MTPDASDFWFLPLGGCGEIGMNMNLYGHDDQWLMVDCGVTFRDADGSNRSGYHVQMADPGFITERREQLQALLLTHAHEDHIGAVAHLWRKLRCPIYATAFTAEMLRRKLAEHGLVNKAVITLVEPGDRMRIGAFDVEWIPNTHSIPSPCGVAIRTSAGSAFHTADWKLDPNPVIGHHYHESIYRALGDSGIQAMVCDSTCADQPGHSLSESALYDGLHHHVTNATGRVVVACFGSNIARLHTLARIAKETGRHLGLLGRSLINTAGAAKASGLWPDIPTLVESDHLGYLPRESLLLVATGSQGEPRTALHRLSHDSFRDLALQEGDTVIFSARAIPGNESSIEMLIERLQARGIIIVTPDTSELPIHASGHPGRQELEKLYSWVRPSLVIPVHGEPAHLDAQVDVAKSAGIARQLNGRNGDLFVIGPNTSIRRNAVPVGRLGVGQKALEKIA
- a CDS encoding high-potential iron-sulfur protein; this encodes MTDIKRRKFVSLMGVSAAVIPVSALVASLPSRADDTPAVDPESAQAQALQYVAVSEKADQSCGTCTLYTGAADSEMGPCPLFPGSAVHSAGWCSAFVPKA
- a CDS encoding DUF808 domain-containing protein, whose amino-acid sequence is MATSLLALLDDVASILDDVAAMTKIATRKTAGVLGDDLALNAQQVTGVKADRELPVVWAVAKGSAMNKAILVPVALAISALAPWLITPLLMLGGLYLCFEGVEKLSHKFLHPAEADAEKKQLLEALADEKVDLVELEKTKIKGAIRTDFVLSAEIIVITLGTVGAATFGVRVATLIAISAIMTIGVYGLVAGIVKLDDAGLHLTAPADGSKPSAFSQAVGRGILWFAPKLMKFLSVVGTAAMFIVGGGILTHGFHWLAVKIQSAADGVSGLPVFTDIKGIGSLAEQLTTTLLNTTVGVLAGIAALVLFMGYQKLRGKKD
- a CDS encoding response regulator transcription factor, with protein sequence MRLLVVEDDPELVSYVRSDLMRAGFAVDVSDNGVDAEHLGNTEPYDAIVLDLGLPQKPGMEVLQAWRQAGNRVPVIVLTARDAWYERVDGFKAGADDYLGKPFHVEELIARIRALIYRRHGRSSHKIETRSLRLDEDVQQVEVGEVTHQLTGTEFRLLRYMMLNSGRILSKTHLSEHVYDQDSERDSNLIEVYIRRLREKIGNQMILTKRGQGYIFNDPSV